The DNA sequence CGACGAAAAGCGCGTTCGTGGATGGATTTGTGACCTCAAGCGTCTCGACATCTCTCTCGACCTCGAAATCCTGCTCGATGGGAAAGTCGTTATGAGCACAAGGGCCGACCTCTATCGCGACGACGTCGCCGCGTTGGTAAGCGACAATGGACGCCACGGCTTCGACTGCAAAGTGGATGCTTTTGGTGTAACAGCTTCCAAGGTCCGCTTGGTGTCGGTCCGATTGACCGACCGCCCAAACTATTTGCTGGGGCCATTCAAACTCGCACCGAGCAAGCCCTCAGCCGATTTGCAAGTGCTCGATCATATGCTCGCTGATATTTTGGTTCGATTAACCGAAATGAACGAGGAGACCTTGCGTAGATTTGACGCTACCCAAGCGGCAATCGATGACTTGCAGTCAAAGCAGGCTGCTCTTGGTGCGAAGGGAAGCAATGATATTCAACGGAGCAGTGCGTCGCTTTACGAGATTTCACGTTGCGGAATTTCGCGCGCGGGGCAATTTGGAGTTCTTCTCGCGGAGGACGATTAAGTCATAATGTTCTGATATCTCAAGTTAGGCATGCCAAACTAGCGACCTTCTACCAAAAGTAGTAGCGTGTGTGCCGTGCTTTGCGGTGCCTTGGCTTCTAAATCGTTTGGGCTGGGCAAGTGGCGCCGAAACCCTCTCCGCGAATCTTTTGAGCGCTTGCTGCCTAGTTCAATAAGCGCGATTCCCCTTTAGTGAGGGCTAGGCAGCGCTGAACGCACCATAAATTGTGCTCAATCCGCCAGGAATATGGATTGCATAAAGTATGGTCTCCAGGCAAAATGCTGTAATCTTGACGAAGATGAGGATGGACGAAAACCATGCACGAACCTCGCGTTTTTCAGTTCCACTCCGGCTCTTCTGTCGGCGATGCCGTAACAAACTCTATGCTGTACATAAAAGAGTTGCTTGAGCTTTATTCGGTTCAATCGGAGATATTTGTAGAGCATCGAGATGAGCGCCTCGCTGATCAGCTTCGCCTTATTGGTGAATTTAGGCCGCGGCCATCTGATGTTTTGATTATCCACCATTCTATGGGTCACGACATCATGCCCCTTCTAGCGGGGCTGAGGTGCCGAAAAATTTTGCTTTATCACAACATTACGCCCAGCTATTTTTACGAGCGTGGGTCGTTCACGCGCCGGTATGTCGCAATCGGATTGCGATTGCTTGACGAGTTCCGTGCCTTCGTCGAAGGTGCGATCGGAGATTCTGATTTGAACTGTCAGGAATTGCGTCGACGCGGGTTCGAAAATCCGGTAAAAATTCCTGCGCTAAGGGATTTCTTGGCGCTACGCAACTACGAGTTCAATCCGGTGCCTCACTATTACGAGGCTCCGCGCTACCAGCTTCTCTTTGTTGGTCGGATCAACCCGAACAAAGGGCAGCTATTGCTCATAGACTTTCTCAAGCGCTACGCAGATGCGTTTGATCACCCGCTCTACTTGACTTTGGTCGGTAGCTTGAACAAGGGCGACGCTTACGCAGAAAAGCTATTGAAAGCATTAGAGGAGTCTGGTGTTCGGGATCGCGTGCTGATCACTGGGCACGTCTCCGAGGCCGATCTTCTGGGTCACTATCGAGCGGCCGACGCTTTCGTTTGTTTCAGCGCTCATGAAGGCTTTGGCGTGCCCCTGTTGGAGGCGATGGCTTTCGACGTGCCGGTTATTGCCGTGGATTCTGCCGCCGTTAGCGACACTCTTGGAGGGGCCGGTATTTTGCTGAAGAGCCCTCAGCCCGAGGAGCTAGCGGACCAGCTTCAGTGGTTGTTTTCCGATCGGGCGAACCGGCGGCAAGTGCTGCGTGGCCAACGGAAAAGGCTCGCAGATTTTGAACGCTCTCGCGTTGCCTCGCAATTGATCAATTTCCTCACGCCGTTCCTGCCAGCAGATGTCAAGCCGTGCTTGCATGAGCTCGCATCTGAAAACGGCGGTCAGGAGCGTCCAGTCCAAGCGCGCGCTGCCAAGCATCACTATCTGATCGAAGGTCCTTGCGAGACGAGCTACAGCTTAGCAATCGTGAACAGGAATGTGGCTCTAGCTCTGGACGCTCGCAGCGATTGTGCTGCGACGTTATTTCCCGCAGAGGGGGTGCCTGGATACAGACTGAATGAAGATGCGCTCCGTGCGACCCCCGAAATCGTGCCCCTTTTGCAGCCCCTGCCTTATAATCCAGACTGCATTGCCGTTTCCATTCGAAATGTATATCCAATGAGACCAGCCGGCATGCTGGGGGATTTTGCGTTGTGCGGTATCGCCTGGGAGGAAACGGAGATCTCCGAGCAATTAGCCGCATTATTAAACAGGTATGTCGATGGGGCGGTCATGTGCTCGGAATATGTGCGGACAGTGTTTCGCAATTCGGGCGTTCGAGTGCCTGCCCGGGTTTTTAGCCACGGCGTTGATCATTTGCCCCCGGCAAACTTGCCTACTAAGCAGAGTTCTTATCCATTTACGTTCTTGCACATCTCTTCCGGTTTGGAGCGTAAAGGTATCGAAGAGCTGTTCACCGCTTATGTAAGCGCATTCTCACGCTCGGATAATGTAGAACTTATCGTCAAAAGCTACCGTAATTCAACCAATGTTGTCCAACATTGGTATGACAGACTCGTCGTTGGTCGTGACGATGCTCCTGTCGTGAAAATGATTTACGATGATGTACCCGATACGGCTCTACCGGGTCTTTATCAGGCGGCAGACGCGGTGGTGCTGCCAACGCGCGGAGAGGGGTTCTGTCTTCCCGCAGCCGAAGCAATGTTCTACGGGACGCCAGTGGCGATCACTGGCTTTTCTGGACAGATGGAGTTTTGTAAAAATGACAATTGTTATCTCATCGACTATGAATTCGAGCCGGCGGCAAGTCATCTTGGTGTGTCCAACGGCATGTGGGCAAAGCCTAGCGTGACGGATCTCGCGGTCAAGATGCGTCAATTATATAATCGGGGAACTGAGATGAGGCAAAAGATCGTTTCGGCTTCGGAAACTGCGTCCAAGCTTACCTGGGGCGCATCAGGTGATAAAATAGATAATTTCGTCAATTTCCTTGAGAGCGGTGCAGTTCAGCGCCGTAGGCTAAATATTGGTTGGGTCACAACCTGGAACACAAAATGCGGCATCGCCACTTTTTCAGAATTTATTCTTCCCAATTTGCCGGATGATCAGTTTAACGTACTTATTCTCGCGAATCATTGGCAAGGCCTGAGAGAGGACGAGCCCAATGTACGACGATGCTGGACGCATCGAGGGGAGCCGCTCGACGGTCTCGTGAAGACGGCTTTGGCGGAGAGCTGCGACATCGTGGTTTTTCAATATAACTACGGTTTTCACACCCTCGCAGACTTGAGCGAGGCCATAGTTGCCCTGACTGCCGCCAGCGTCGATGTTTATATCGAGTTTCATAAGACGAAGCCGATCACCATCGATGGAGTAGAGGAGTCGATCGCGGCATTCGTCACTCAGTTCGCGAAGGCGTCGCGAATCATTGTACACACAATCGAAGACGTCAATCGACTAAAGGAATTTGGCCTTGTCGATAATGTCGTAAAGATTCCTCATGGTGCTATGCCTTCGACGCAACTTAAAAAGGAGACTGTTCGCGAACTCCTTGGATTCGGGCAACGGAGTCCGATTATTGGTTGCTACGGCTTTCTTTTGCCTCCGAAGGGCATCCAACAGCTCATCATGGCCTTCGCCATCATCGCACGCAAGTATGTTGATGCGCTGTTGGTGCTTACGAACTCCGTGAACGATGACCCTTCTTCAGGAGCGGAAAGAGATAGATGCGTTGATCTAGTTGAGAAGTTGGGCCTGAGCGGGCGGGTTCTGATGGTCAATGATTATCTCGAAACAGACGAGACGATGTTGCTGTTGGAAGCTTGCGATATCATCGTCTTTCCCTACCAGCGGAGCGGCGAATCCGCGAGCGGCGCAGTGCGCTATGGATTGTCGGCCCTGCGGCCCGTTGTGACGACGCCGTTGGCAGTGTTCGAGGATATAACGGAACTCGTTGAGCAAACAGGCGGGTATTCATCGCAAGAAATCTTTGCGAGCATCGAGCGACTGCTCAACGATCCTGCGAGGTGCGAGGAACTGATATCAAAGCAAAAGCGTTGGCTTGAGAAAAACAGCTGGGATGCTGTGTCCGCACGTATCGCCAATATGATGATCGGCGTGTATCAAGATCGGCGGAATGTGATTGTCAAGCCGGTTCTCCCCCAACAAAGCGTGGCAAAGTCCTCGCCACTGTTCGAGGACTGGATGCAGAAGATCGGTGATTACGCCTTCGTCCGGATCGCATATCAGCGCACTCTGGGACGTGATGTCGACCAACAATCTGTCGAACACGCCACACGTTCGCTCGCCGAGGGTGCGATGACGCGCCAAGACCTAATCGCTTCGTTGGAAAATTCGGACGAAGGCCGAGCCCGAGAGGCGCAAAGAGTGCTCCAGAAGCAAAGAGAAGATAAATGTCTGACAGTCCAATATTCGAAATTTTCCCAAACGACAAATGAGGAATTTGTGCACGCGATCTATTTCCAGCTCTTGGGACGTAGCTGTGATGCCGGCGGCTTCCGCGACGCGATGTCTTATCTGGAAGATGGCGGGGACCGGATCGTGCTTGTGAAGAGCATATTGGACTCCACTGAATTTATTGCGAATAATCGGCCGATACGGGTGATATTTGACTAGGGCCTGTTGGGTTTCAGGATTCCCATTTTTAGCTTGGCGTGATTCAAGCTTTTGCTGCGGCTCGCCCATGACGGGCTGAGCGCGCGGGAGATCGGGCGGCGGCTCGGCGTGGCGCGGAGCACGGTGCAGGATTATTTGAAGCGGACGGCGGCCGCGGGGCTGATCTGGTCGCGGTAGGGACGTGAGTTTCCTCACGCCCCCGCACAGATCCGTACGTGCGGAATTAGGGTAAGCGCCGTTTTTGCCCCATTGATTTTTCGGGTTCGAAGGATTTTCGGATGTGAGATTCTTCTGAGGGACAGCCATGTCTCTGGAGGGATCCGAAAGATGAACGAGAACGCGACGGTCGATACGGCTTTTGGCGCGGGATTTGTGGGACGTGTGGATTTTCGTCGTTCACGTTCAGGCAATCGGCTGTGGTCGAAGGAGCTGAAGGGCCGGATCGTGCGAGAGAGCCTCGCGCCTGGAGCGCGCGTCGCCGATGTCGCCCGCAAATATCGGATATGCGCGCAGCAATTGACGCAATGGCGCCGGCAAGCGCGCACCGGGCGGCTCGCGCTGGTGACCGACGGTCCTGCGGAGTTCGTGGACATCGAGCTCGAGCAGCGTAAGCATCCGGCGTGGGCCGCAGGCGATAGGCTGAAGCGTCAGGCGCCAGCGCGCGACTTCAAGTCTTTGTGGATTTCGATGAGTTCGACGAGAGTTTCGATGCCGAAGTCGGTGAATGCGAGAACGCCGTCGTTTCCGATGCCGTAGACCCAGATGACGCCGTCCTCGGTGTCCATTTCGAGAGCGACGTCGTGGATGAAGTCGACGCTCTCGCCGAGGCGCTCTGCGACGCGTTCGACGGTCGTGACATGATCGACCTTGTTGACGTGCATGCTCAGGCCGCCAGCGCCGATGCGCGCGGAGCCGACGCTCGCCAGTTCCACGGCAGCAGTTCATCGAGCCGATGCGCTGGATGTCCGGCGATGCGCGAGAGAACGTCGGCGAGCCAGGCCTGCGGTAAGCGCCGTTGCGACCCCATTGATTCTTTGGGTTCGGAAGGATTTTCGGATGTGAGATTCTTTCGAGGGACAGCCATGTCTCTGGAAGGATCCGAAGATGAGCGAGAATGCGACGATCGATTTTGGCGCAGGATTTGTCGGACGTGTGGATTTTCGTCGTTCACGTTCGGGCAATCGGCTGTGGTCGAAGGAGCTGAAGGGCCGGATCGTGCGAGAGAGCCTCGCGCCTGGAGCGCGCGTCGCCGACGTGGCCCGCAAATATCGGATATGCGCGCAGCAATTGACGCAGTGGCGCCGCCAGGCGCGCACCGGGCGGCTCGCGCTCGTGACCGACGGTCCCGCGGAGTTCGTGGAGATCGAGCTCGAGCAGCCGTCCGTTCGTAATGAGAGCGATGCGAAGA is a window from the Methylosinus sp. C49 genome containing:
- a CDS encoding helix-turn-helix domain-containing protein, encoding MLRLAHDGLSAREIGRRLGVARSTVQDYLKRTAAAGLIWSR
- a CDS encoding transposase; amino-acid sequence: MSENATIDFGAGFVGRVDFRRSRSGNRLWSKELKGRIVRESLAPGARVADVARKYRICAQQLTQWRRQARTGRLALVTDGPAEFVEIELEQPSVRNESDAKIEIVVGKVVLRLEQDTASTRIAEIMTALERGA
- a CDS encoding transposase, which translates into the protein MNENATVDTAFGAGFVGRVDFRRSRSGNRLWSKELKGRIVRESLAPGARVADVARKYRICAQQLTQWRRQARTGRLALVTDGPAEFVDIELEQRKHPAWAAGDRLKRQAPARDFKSLWISMSSTRVSMPKSVNARTPSFPMP
- a CDS encoding glycosyltransferase codes for the protein MHEPRVFQFHSGSSVGDAVTNSMLYIKELLELYSVQSEIFVEHRDERLADQLRLIGEFRPRPSDVLIIHHSMGHDIMPLLAGLRCRKILLYHNITPSYFYERGSFTRRYVAIGLRLLDEFRAFVEGAIGDSDLNCQELRRRGFENPVKIPALRDFLALRNYEFNPVPHYYEAPRYQLLFVGRINPNKGQLLLIDFLKRYADAFDHPLYLTLVGSLNKGDAYAEKLLKALEESGVRDRVLITGHVSEADLLGHYRAADAFVCFSAHEGFGVPLLEAMAFDVPVIAVDSAAVSDTLGGAGILLKSPQPEELADQLQWLFSDRANRRQVLRGQRKRLADFERSRVASQLINFLTPFLPADVKPCLHELASENGGQERPVQARAAKHHYLIEGPCETSYSLAIVNRNVALALDARSDCAATLFPAEGVPGYRLNEDALRATPEIVPLLQPLPYNPDCIAVSIRNVYPMRPAGMLGDFALCGIAWEETEISEQLAALLNRYVDGAVMCSEYVRTVFRNSGVRVPARVFSHGVDHLPPANLPTKQSSYPFTFLHISSGLERKGIEELFTAYVSAFSRSDNVELIVKSYRNSTNVVQHWYDRLVVGRDDAPVVKMIYDDVPDTALPGLYQAADAVVLPTRGEGFCLPAAEAMFYGTPVAITGFSGQMEFCKNDNCYLIDYEFEPAASHLGVSNGMWAKPSVTDLAVKMRQLYNRGTEMRQKIVSASETASKLTWGASGDKIDNFVNFLESGAVQRRRLNIGWVTTWNTKCGIATFSEFILPNLPDDQFNVLILANHWQGLREDEPNVRRCWTHRGEPLDGLVKTALAESCDIVVFQYNYGFHTLADLSEAIVALTAASVDVYIEFHKTKPITIDGVEESIAAFVTQFAKASRIIVHTIEDVNRLKEFGLVDNVVKIPHGAMPSTQLKKETVRELLGFGQRSPIIGCYGFLLPPKGIQQLIMAFAIIARKYVDALLVLTNSVNDDPSSGAERDRCVDLVEKLGLSGRVLMVNDYLETDETMLLLEACDIIVFPYQRSGESASGAVRYGLSALRPVVTTPLAVFEDITELVEQTGGYSSQEIFASIERLLNDPARCEELISKQKRWLEKNSWDAVSARIANMMIGVYQDRRNVIVKPVLPQQSVAKSSPLFEDWMQKIGDYAFVRIAYQRTLGRDVDQQSVEHATRSLAEGAMTRQDLIASLENSDEGRAREAQRVLQKQREDKCLTVQYSKFSQTTNEEFVHAIYFQLLGRSCDAGGFRDAMSYLEDGGDRIVLVKSILDSTEFIANNRPIRVIFD